The Bryobacteraceae bacterium genomic sequence GACACGATGATGGAACACACTATGCACCTGCACGGCATGTGGATGCACCTTGAAAATGGCGCGGGCGACCTGCTGCCTCGCAAACACACGGTGCTAGTAAAACCAGCCGAGCGAGTTTCTGTCGCGATAACACCCGGCGAACGCGGTCCATGGGCTTTTCATTGTCATCTGATCTTGCATATGGCAACCGGCATGTTTCGAGTCGTGCTGGTCTCGTAATTTATTGCAAGGTGGATCATGAGTAACTTCCTGCTAATCCTGTTTTCATTCACGATCTTCACGTTCTCGCGAGAGGCGCTCCTAGCGCAAAGTCAGGCTTTGCCGGAGAGGACGGAACAGCCACCATTCCCGCCTCCGAAAGATTGGCCTCAACCGGTTGAGCATATAAACACGCGCATGTTTGTGCTAGCCGATGTGCTCGAGTACCGCGCATCCAGGAAGGAAAGCGATTTCCGCTGGGACGCGGAAGGTTGGTACGGAGGCGACTACAATCGCCTCTGGTTCAAAAGCGAAGGCGAACGCAACACTGCCTTGAAGGCAAGCTACGATATCGACCTCCAGCTTCTATACGGACGATTTGTGAAGCGATATTATGACTTCCAGGTGGGCGCGCGCGTTGAAACGCAATCCTTCCAAGGGC encodes the following:
- a CDS encoding copper resistance protein B, whose protein sequence is MSNFLLILFSFTIFTFSREALLAQSQALPERTEQPPFPPPKDWPQPVEHINTRMFVLADVLEYRASRKESDFRWDAEGWYGGDYNRLWFKSEGERNTALKASYDIDLQLLYGRFVKRYYDFQVGARVETQSFQGRNVTRTHAVIGFEGLVPYRYEIEPLLFISQNGDMSGRFTVARDLLVTQRLILQPRFETTLAAQRVERFTTGMGLNNIEAGLRLRYEIRREFAPYFGVSFDRSFFGTADLVRQEGGSPSQIRFVAGIRLWK